In Paraburkholderia phenazinium, one DNA window encodes the following:
- a CDS encoding lytic transglycosylase domain-containing protein: MRHAYAALVLSLLCGAAHAEDCFNQAAAYQGVNPSVLRAVAWFESKGDASAINRNANGSIDVGQLQINSIHFGDLAREGVPHRALTDPCVNVYVAAWLLKQKMVKYGNTWRAIGAYHSESPRLRDAYARSIQKILVTWGELQVAQKSD, from the coding sequence GTGCGGCATGCCTACGCAGCCCTCGTCCTGTCGCTGTTGTGCGGCGCCGCGCATGCGGAGGATTGCTTTAACCAGGCCGCCGCCTACCAGGGGGTCAACCCTTCGGTGCTGCGCGCCGTGGCATGGTTCGAATCGAAGGGCGACGCGAGCGCGATCAATCGCAACGCGAACGGCTCGATCGACGTCGGCCAGTTGCAGATCAACTCCATCCATTTCGGCGATCTCGCCCGCGAGGGCGTCCCCCATCGCGCCCTCACCGATCCGTGCGTGAACGTGTATGTGGCGGCCTGGCTGCTCAAGCAAAAGATGGTGAAGTACGGCAACACCTGGCGCGCGATCGGTGCGTATCACTCGGAGTCGCCGAGGCTGCGCGATGCGTATGCGCGGAGCATTCAGAAGATCCTGGTAACGTGGGGTGAGTTGCAGGTCGCGCAGAAGTCGGATTAG